From Zerene cesonia ecotype Mississippi chromosome 16, Zerene_cesonia_1.1, whole genome shotgun sequence, one genomic window encodes:
- the LOC119832824 gene encoding uncharacterized protein LOC119832824, with protein MKLLWCCIAATLLATVVKAAIDVEKTVKQVQSILKSNDLLPRLSREEILQLLNDIREEDAKTSTTPKTRQNYEVYKTTTPYKVENDNEVDSTAQPVEFNLVEENKEQLVSATATPPKKLESTTKSSGQTLTVVLPYTPRDGSSLQELYTRPPRVEVVQEKVTPKPVKTAKSIQNNLKSNLINNAKVASRPMMDFPAELQAFLDAHGLKGNPEKDHFLLPLDGFKPLPPAKIVDRNVQLPENILLAYDLISPSDLKASSSSKNSQSSFLFEPLRPEYPFELETSASESKEQSLPLDLPVLRKPKSVSQLNYEPIDYDSVKVIPLNSGPDPIEQDRISLDSDPSKRQTNATETSETTTVEETTTAAPDSKSDASDSASLETDAGASISDLEDSFGGPVPEQPGDSVLPPPKKNGFYWMLDWNSFLEVGDGDSKVNIRFEPKLGDPQMFLPVNVP; from the coding sequence ATGAAGCTGTTGTGGTGCTGTATTGCAGCTACATTACTAGCAACGGTAGTGAAAGCTGCAATAGATGTAGAAAAGACAGTGAAACAAGTGCAAAGCATACTGAAATCTAACGACCTACTGCCAAGATTAAGCAGAGAAGAAATTTTACAACTACTTAATGACATAAGAGAAGAAGATGCAAAGACAAGCACAACCCCTAAAACAAGACAAAATTATgaagtatataaaacaacGACACcttataaagttgaaaatgATAATGAAGTTGATTCTACTGCACAGCctgtagaatttaatttagtggaagaaaataaagaacaatTAGTGTCGGCTACTGCGACGCCGCCTAAAAAATTGGAGAGCACTACAAAATCAAGTGGTCAAACGTTAACTGTTGTTCTACCATATACACCTAGAGATGGGTCGTCTTTACAAGAGTTATATACACGACCACCGCGTGTTGAAGTTGTACAAGAAAAAGTCACACCGAAACCGGTAAAAACTGCAAAGTCCATacagaataatttaaagagcaatttaataaacaatgctAAGGTTGCTAGTAGGCCCATGATGGACTTTCCCGCTGAGTTACAAGCCTTTCTGGATGCCCACGGATTAAAAGGAAATCCCGAAAAAGATCACTTCCTGTTACCATTAGATGGTTTTAAACCTCTCCCTCCAGCTAAAATTGTAGATCGCAATGTACAATTacctgaaaatattttactagcgTACGATTTAATTTCACCTTCTGATTTAAAGGCATCATCTAGCTCAAAAAATTCTCAATCCAGTTTCTTGTTTGAACCTCTAAGACCGGAGTATCCATTTGAATTAGAAACATCAGCATCTGAATCAAAAGAACAAAGTTTACCATTAGATCTACCAGTCCTCAGAAAACCAAAGTCGGTTTCTCAACTAAATTATGAACCAATAGATTATGACTCTGTTAAAGTCATTCCTCTTAACTCTGGGCCAGATCCAATCGAGCAAGATAGGATATCGTTGGATAGCGATCCAAGTAAAAGACAGACAAATGCAACTGAAACATCAGAAACTACAACTGTTGAAGAAACTACAACTGCTGCTCCGGACAGTAAAAGTGATGCATCTGATTCGGCGTCATTGGAAACAGATGCTGGTGCTTCGATTTCAGATCTTGAGGACTCCTTTGGGGGTCCCGTACCAGAACAACCAGGGGATTCTGTACTACCTCCACCAAAGAAAAATGGATTCTACTGGATGCTGGATTGGAATAGCTTCTTGGAAGTTGGGGACGGTGATAGCAAAGTGAACATCCGATTTGAACCAAAACTGGGCGACCCGCAAATGTTTTTGCCTGTCAATGTACCGTGA
- the LOC119832878 gene encoding uncharacterized protein LOC119832878, with amino-acid sequence MTFYVVQFLELPYEGINNYVCVPHTWVILGKVQDEKAVIAYPADEDPSLTRDRVKKKERYNDEWRFYMAKVKYQSANYQIAENWITTRIKYESRSLRIIANNLFAIEIGKIPDTQGESTLNMNSGSVAQGHSSTFYNPRKHLLKEPIKRPALPELNQQSNGKQLKLNRSAPSSSTSVTASKPASESKKDQPTSIQVNQPMKLIQTQEAAAVSKGTEQSKKALSLIVKDVNETLEVIEINNSYNTQALETTNKNNSKAASASAEIPSTSNERTSKPNLYNNQEHHSDSESLQANFRPQIVNVRSLANIHNDDEVCVLDVSDETESTTNKVLNPSNSMDQSGSSSAHSVQLSEYTDEVNAISQSPSQNHHHLERNANRASKTQLALKNASNSSEIPSDVQILSNPLKPLHHISKFPQQRPSPPNHLDSQRKPKIARIPNRVSTELQNARKATKVKKGELSSILPNLLISVQQTLSATNKHLQKQQQVQAKLNEQSTEYNNRGLISSVKNITGSVTSNIDLNVTDNKGKKCESVVEPLSSYVTSDSDVVTDEEISDDKLSTDRVPFERINDNTSTGTSFASSSAHTSTAAQNDTSHARSILELKMLDHFADMYNTLRSSFHETAQIFKKLLDAVEQFNSAQNSASNESFSISLTPEVRQSPDERHTEVSASNISIMHACIQDQKSNDDANTPLEINHNSRRFVLPPEYDRNDTKWTLKYKTHRPGLVELVPQSGVYVRYEDLKYCLEVSKDCKSLARRLLTIVFRRNALSVCLSMTERMQVSNNIGSNARPELDDHACTVLLNFVLEHGIQRGWNTDLNPILSMIHSKIREVRFRYGVMVQC; translated from the exons ATGACATTCTATGTTGTTCAATTCTTGGAGCTGCCATATGAaggaattaataattatgtatgcgTACCACACACTTGGGTAATATTAGGAAAAGTGCAAGATGAGAAAGCTGTTATTGCCTACCCTGCAGACGAAGATCCTTCTCTTACAAGAGATcgtgtaaaaaaaaaggaaagataCAATGATGAGTGGAGATTTTACATGGCCAAAGTCAAATATCAGTCAG cTAATTACCAAATTGCAGAAAATTGGATAACTACcagaattaaatatgaatctCGATCATTAAGaataattgcaaataatttatttgcaatagaAATAGGAAAAATACCCG ATACGCAGGGAGAATCTACGTTGAACATGAATTCAGGGAGTGTTGCTCAAGGTCACTCGTCGACCTTTTATAATCCTCGGAAACATCTGTTGAAAGAGCCAATTAAGCGACCAGCGCTACCAGAACTTAATCAACAATCTAATGGAAAACAGTTAAAATTGAATAGATCTGCTCCGTCATCTAGCACTTCGGTTACTGCCTCTAAGCCTGCCTCAGAGTCAAAAAAGGACCAGCCAACCAGTATTCAAGTAAACCAACCTATGAAACTCATTCAGACTCAAGAAGCTGCTGCCGTTTCCAAGGGTACTGAACAAAGCAAAAAAGCTCTCagtttaattgtaaaagaCGTAAATGAAACTCTAGaagttatagaaattaataacagtTATAACACACAAGCTCTCGAAacgacaaataaaaacaatagcaaGGCTGCCTCAGCGTCAGCCGAAATACCTTCAACTTCAAACGAACGCACCTCTAAGCCGAATCTGTATAATAATCAAGAGCATCATTCAGACAGTGAAAGTTTACAAGCGAACTTCAGACCACAGATAGTAAATGTTCGATCTCTGGCTAATATTCATAACGATGATGAAGTTTGCGTTCTTGATGTTTCAGACGAAACAGAAAGTACCACTAATAAGGTACTAAATCCGTCAAATTCAATGGACCAAAGCGGATCTTCATCAGCACATTCAGTACAATTATCTGAGTATACAGATGAGGTGAACGCGATCTCTCAATCCCCTTCtcaaaatcatcatcatctcgAAAGAAATGCTAATAGGGCAAGCAAAACCCAATTGGCTTTAAAAAATGCTTCAAATTCATCTGAAATTCCATCTGAcgtacaaatattatcaaatccATTAAAGCCGTTGCATCATATTTCCAAATTTCCACAACAGAGACCGTCGCCACCAAATCATCTAGACTCACAACGGAAACCGAAGATAGCCAGAATACCTAACAGAGTCTCGACCGAGCTACAAAATGCAAGGAAAGCTACAAAAGTCAAAAAAGGAGAGCTGTCTTCTATTCTGCCAAATTTACTGATATCAGTACAACAAACGCTATCAGCTACTAATAAACACCTTCAAAAGCAACAACAAGTTCAAGCAAAACTGAATGAACAATCGACTGAATATAACAATAGGGGTTTAATATCGagtgtaaaaaatatcactGGATCAGTAACCAGCAATATAGATCTAAACGTAACAGACAATAAAGGTAAAAAATGCGAGAGCGTGGTAGAACCTTTGTCGTCGTATGTAACTTCGGATTCCGATGTAGTTACGGATGAAGAAATTTCAGATGACAAATTATCTACAGACAGAGTACCTTTTGAGAGAATTAATGACAATACTAGCACTGGTACCTCTTTTGCGAGCAGTTCTGCACATACGTCAACAGCTGCTCAAAACGATACATCTCATGCCAGATCTATTTTAGAGCTGAAAATGTTGGATCATTTTGCTGATATGTACAATACTTTACGGAGTTCTTTTCACGAAACAGCccagatatttaaaaagttactgGATGCTGTCGAACAATTTAACTCAGCGCAAAATTCTGCAAGCAACGAATCTTTTTCGATTAGCCTGACACCAGAAGTCCGACAATCTCCTGATGAAAGACATACTGAAGTGTCTGCAAGTAATATTTCCATTATGCATGCATGCATCCAAGATCAAAAAAGTAATGACGATGCAAACACACCACTGGAAATAAACCACAATTCACGGCGTTTTGTTCTACCACCGGAATACGATCGTAATGATACAAAATGGACATTGAAGTACAAAACACATCGACCAGGGCTCGTAGAACTTGTGCCTCAGAGTGGTGTTTACGTCAGGTATGAAGATCTCAAATACTGCTTGGAAGTATCAAAGGACTGCAAATCATTAGCAAGACGATTATTAACAATCGTATTCAGAAGAAACGCCCTTAGTGTTTGTTTATCAATGACTGAAAGAATGCAGGTTTCTAACAATATTGGTTCTAATGCAAGGCCAGAATTAGATGATCATGCGTGTACGGTACTCTTAAATTTCGTTCTAGAGCACGGAATTCAACGTGGTTGGAATACTGACTTAAACCCTATACTCAGTATGATACATAGTAAAATTCGAGAAGTTCGGTTTAGATACGGTGTCATGGTTCAATGCTAG